A genomic window from Pseudonocardia broussonetiae includes:
- a CDS encoding isochorismatase family protein, which translates to MTAESTDAVYARAGFGAAVPRGPRPVLVVVDLTRGFTEPGFPSGAELGGVVAENAALADAAHRAGVPVVWTSIAYTGAEADGDAVAWLRKAPGMRALREGSPAVALDPRLPVLAGDHTIVKKGASAFHGTGLAALLSGLGASTVVVTGATTSGCVRATAVDSVTAGFDTLVVGTACGDRAQAPHDAALFDLQAKYADVVTLDDALGYLGTDREAARA; encoded by the coding sequence GTGACCGCTGAGAGCACCGACGCCGTCTACGCCCGGGCCGGGTTCGGGGCCGCCGTCCCGCGCGGGCCCCGCCCGGTGCTGGTCGTCGTCGACCTGACCCGGGGGTTCACCGAGCCGGGGTTCCCCAGCGGTGCCGAGCTCGGTGGGGTCGTCGCGGAGAACGCCGCACTGGCCGACGCCGCCCACCGCGCCGGCGTGCCGGTGGTGTGGACCTCCATCGCCTACACCGGCGCCGAGGCCGACGGCGACGCGGTCGCGTGGCTGCGCAAGGCGCCCGGGATGCGCGCGCTGCGCGAGGGGTCGCCGGCGGTCGCGCTCGACCCGCGGCTGCCCGTGCTCGCCGGCGACCACACGATCGTCAAGAAGGGCGCGTCCGCCTTCCACGGCACCGGCCTCGCCGCCCTGCTGTCCGGGCTCGGCGCGAGCACCGTCGTCGTGACCGGCGCGACCACCAGCGGCTGCGTCCGGGCCACCGCGGTCGACAGCGTCACCGCGGGCTTCGACACGCTCGTCGTCGGCACGGCGTGCGGTGACCGCGCGCAGGCCCCGCACGACGCCGCGCTGTTCGACCTGCAGGCCAAGTACGCCGACGTCGTCACCCTCGACGACGCGCTCGGCTACCTCGGCACCGACCGGGAGGCGGCCCGTGCCTGA
- a CDS encoding PucR family transcriptional regulator has protein sequence MADRGPRRPAGGGPDDSWLADVARDASRDVGGVPVELLGDYLPLLADAAASGRRPDARELDGVGLLGRRAAELGVSAGSAVQLYLSAARRLWQQLPAVVRSRDSEVVRTAAAAVLHVVDEAVARLVDGYTDARRQMVRWEETLRREFIDDLLRGDADVAGLAERAVPFGLDMGRHHQIALAAPSSRSDEAGAAVGALERAVVQWGGDRDVLVATKDGWIVAMTPADTDVPGAGTLGDLLLAELGRLPRGEPWRVAVGRPYPGSYGVARSYEEAREGLTMAVRLDLDNPLIRAEQLLVYRVLLRDQPAIADLVQSVLGQLVRARGGAGPLLATLDAYFAAGAVTAETARRLHLSVRAVTYRLNRIATLTGYDPTDPAQRFTVHAAVLGAKLLGWPQRDLPADR, from the coding sequence GTGGCCGATCGCGGTCCGCGGCGCCCGGCCGGCGGGGGCCCCGACGACTCGTGGCTGGCCGACGTGGCGCGCGACGCCTCCCGCGACGTCGGCGGTGTGCCCGTCGAACTGCTGGGCGACTACCTCCCGCTGCTCGCCGACGCGGCAGCCTCCGGGCGCCGGCCCGACGCCCGCGAGCTCGACGGCGTCGGTCTGCTCGGGCGGCGCGCCGCCGAGCTGGGCGTGTCGGCGGGCAGCGCCGTGCAGCTGTACCTGTCCGCGGCGCGGCGGCTGTGGCAGCAGCTGCCCGCGGTGGTCCGCTCGCGCGACAGCGAGGTCGTCCGGACCGCGGCCGCCGCCGTCCTGCACGTCGTCGACGAGGCCGTCGCGCGCCTGGTCGACGGCTACACCGACGCCCGACGCCAGATGGTGCGCTGGGAGGAGACGCTGCGCCGCGAGTTCATCGATGACCTGCTGCGCGGCGACGCCGACGTCGCCGGGCTGGCCGAGCGCGCGGTGCCGTTCGGCCTCGACATGGGCCGCCACCACCAGATCGCGCTGGCGGCGCCGTCAAGCCGCTCCGACGAGGCGGGGGCGGCGGTCGGCGCGCTGGAGCGTGCCGTCGTGCAGTGGGGCGGGGACCGCGACGTGCTCGTCGCCACGAAGGACGGCTGGATCGTCGCGATGACGCCGGCCGACACCGACGTGCCCGGCGCGGGCACCCTCGGCGACCTCCTGCTCGCCGAGCTCGGCCGCCTGCCCCGCGGGGAGCCGTGGCGCGTCGCCGTCGGCCGCCCCTACCCGGGCTCCTACGGCGTCGCCCGCTCCTACGAGGAGGCCCGCGAGGGCCTGACGATGGCCGTGCGCCTGGACCTGGACAACCCCCTGATCCGGGCCGAGCAGCTGCTCGTCTACCGGGTCCTGCTGCGCGACCAACCGGCCATCGCCGACCTGGTGCAGTCGGTGCTGGGGCAGCTGGTGCGCGCCCGCGGCGGCGCCGGACCCCTCCTCGCGACCCTCGACGCCTACTTCGCCGCGGGCGCCGTCACCGCCGAGACCGCCCGCCGGCTGCACCTGTCCGTCCGCGCGGTCACCTACCGGCTCAACCGCATCGCGACGCTCACCGGCTACGACCCCACCGACCCGGCGCAGCGCTTCACCGTGCACGCCGCGGTGCTGGGGGCGAAGCTCCTGGGCTGGCCGCAGCGCGACCTGCCGGCGGACCGGTGA
- a CDS encoding (2Fe-2S)-binding protein, which produces MHDRHLITLTVNDEEHEVVVEARRTLLDVLRHDLRLTGAHAGCEHGVCGACTVLVDGAPARACLLFAVQAEGSALHTVESLAAPSGELSDLQQAFSRHHGLQCGFCTPGFLMLAEGWLAERAATGAGEPDREEVREVASANLCRCTGYQTIVDAIADTARTRLAAPGETA; this is translated from the coding sequence GTGCACGACCGCCACCTGATCACGCTGACCGTCAACGACGAGGAGCACGAGGTCGTCGTCGAGGCCCGGCGCACCCTGCTCGACGTGCTGCGCCACGACCTGCGGCTGACCGGCGCGCACGCCGGCTGCGAGCACGGCGTCTGCGGGGCGTGCACCGTCCTCGTCGACGGCGCCCCGGCGCGCGCCTGCCTGCTGTTCGCCGTGCAGGCCGAGGGCAGCGCGCTGCACACCGTGGAGTCGCTGGCCGCGCCGTCGGGCGAGCTGTCGGACCTGCAGCAGGCCTTCAGCCGCCACCACGGGCTCCAGTGCGGCTTCTGCACGCCCGGGTTCCTCATGCTGGCCGAGGGCTGGCTCGCCGAGCGCGCCGCCACGGGGGCCGGCGAGCCCGACCGCGAGGAGGTCCGCGAGGTGGCGTCGGCCAACCTCTGCCGCTGCACCGGCTACCAGACCATCGTCGACGCGATCGCCGACACCGCCCGCACCCGCCTCGCAGCACCTGGGGAGACCGCGTGA
- a CDS encoding MFS transporter, which produces MRTGDQIVQDLPWRWSVQGKVFIIGGLGYMFDAWDVALNGFLTPLLGAEFDLSTTERGLVATANLVGMAVGAVAWGTIADRIGRKRAFSITLLIFALFSALGALSPNIEVFFLLRFLAGIGLGGCIPVDYAIVSEFSPRKHRGRVLSAMDGWWPIGATLAGVSATLLVPVDGNWRWMLLLMILPALLLFWARRGIPESPLFLVRKGREDEARAVIDDLVRRTGAAPEPYSVPAPVVEDTRGGAARAAVDQLRRVWAFSPRITSVAWALFISVMLVYYAALSWMPSILRAEGFGEVAAFASTTLMNGLGIVGVLIAVLVVERVGRKRVIAVAGPLAAVTLVAFALLLGTPWVALVALGAFGMLALIVIPVMYAYVSELYPTELRASGFGWASSSSRAVTGFAPLLFGSVLWPVLGLPLTFALLGVLVVAAVAWMWVAAPETAGRELDHIVAVEPGDKAAAR; this is translated from the coding sequence ATGCGTACCGGAGATCAGATCGTCCAGGACCTCCCCTGGCGCTGGAGCGTGCAGGGCAAGGTCTTCATCATCGGTGGCCTCGGCTACATGTTCGACGCCTGGGACGTCGCGCTCAACGGCTTCCTGACCCCGCTGCTCGGCGCGGAGTTCGACCTGAGCACCACCGAGCGGGGGCTCGTCGCGACGGCCAACCTCGTCGGCATGGCCGTCGGCGCGGTCGCCTGGGGGACGATCGCGGACCGGATCGGCCGCAAGCGGGCGTTCAGCATCACACTGCTGATCTTCGCGCTGTTCTCGGCGCTGGGCGCGCTGTCGCCCAACATCGAGGTCTTCTTCCTGCTGCGCTTCCTCGCCGGCATCGGCCTGGGCGGCTGCATCCCGGTCGACTACGCGATCGTCAGCGAGTTCTCACCGCGCAAGCACCGGGGCCGCGTGCTGTCGGCCATGGACGGGTGGTGGCCCATCGGGGCCACGCTCGCCGGGGTGAGCGCGACGCTGCTGGTGCCGGTCGACGGCAACTGGCGCTGGATGCTGCTCCTGATGATCCTCCCGGCGCTGCTGCTCTTCTGGGCCCGTCGCGGTATCCCGGAGTCGCCCCTGTTCCTGGTCCGCAAGGGCCGCGAGGACGAGGCCCGCGCCGTGATCGACGACCTCGTCCGGCGGACGGGCGCGGCGCCGGAGCCGTACTCCGTGCCGGCCCCGGTCGTCGAGGACACCAGGGGTGGCGCCGCCCGCGCCGCGGTCGACCAGCTGCGCCGGGTGTGGGCGTTCAGCCCCCGCATCACGTCGGTGGCCTGGGCGTTGTTCATCTCCGTCATGCTCGTCTACTACGCCGCGTTGAGCTGGATGCCCTCGATCCTGCGGGCCGAGGGCTTCGGCGAGGTCGCCGCGTTCGCGTCGACGACGCTCATGAACGGGCTGGGCATCGTGGGCGTCCTCATCGCCGTCCTGGTGGTGGAGCGGGTCGGGCGCAAGCGCGTCATCGCCGTCGCGGGTCCGCTGGCCGCGGTCACCCTGGTCGCGTTCGCGCTTCTGCTGGGCACCCCGTGGGTCGCGCTCGTCGCGCTCGGGGCGTTCGGGATGCTCGCGCTGATCGTCATCCCGGTGATGTACGCCTACGTCTCCGAGCTCTACCCGACCGAGCTGCGGGCGAGCGGGTTCGGCTGGGCGTCGTCGTCGAGCCGGGCGGTCACCGGCTTCGCCCCGCTGCTGTTCGGCAGCGTGCTGTGGCCGGTGCTGGGCCTGCCGCTGACCTTCGCCCTGCTGGGGGTGCTGGTCGTGGCCGCGGTGGCCTGGATGTGGGTCGCCGCCCCGGAGACCGCGGGCCGCGAGCTCGACCACATCGTCGCCGTGGAGCCCGGCGACAAGGCCGCGGCGCGGTGA
- a CDS encoding xanthine dehydrogenase family protein molybdopterin-binding subunit, protein MPSPATGPRSHAGAARWVGVSVPRREDPRLVAGRGRFLDDIDPPGVLHAAFVRSTVAHGALTGIDLEPVRAVPGVVAAFDAADLDLADIVALLDRPPEEFVPTAMPVLARDRVRFVGEPVAVVVARDPYAAEDGVEAAVVRITAEEAVVSEETALAPGAPLVHADAAANTLVDVSMFATEGIDEVFADAACVVEVDTRTGRQNALPLETRGALASWDDRDDQLLLQTCTQIPHQVRTLAARCLRVDERTIRVTVPDMGGGFGQKCVVGREEIVVAAVARRLDRPVKWIEDRRESLTASFLAREQHYRTRAAFDADGTVLALDVDVVCDMGAYSCYPFTAGIEPLMASAEMPSVYRVPAYRVRARAITTNKAPTAPYRGVSRPQYVMAMERVMERAARELGMDPLDVRRRNLITDFPYTGVNDVTYDPGTYRESLDLAESTLREEGWFRFRDEAAAQGRAVGIGFCCFSERTGYGSDAFAKRRMTVVPGFDISEIRMDTSGSVVVTSGTLNHGQSHETTMAQIVADRLGIDIAQVKLRQGDTERISYGWGTFASRSITVGGSAVAAASTRLGVLLCRIAAHLMDVTEDDVELDGEGGVVLRTDPARRIPFTEIADVAYLRSNLLPKDVEPGLSATASFDAPGDGTFSNATHAVVVECHAGTGRVEILRYACVEDCGVVIHPQVVDGQCRGGIAQGIAGALFEEVTYDANGEPSAASFIDYKVPTATEIPDITVAHLETPCAFTENGAKGAGEGGTIGAPAAVLNAVNDALRHTGVELDATPVHPQTVVEALLRKEPACTTAT, encoded by the coding sequence GTGCCCAGCCCCGCCACCGGGCCGCGGTCGCACGCCGGCGCCGCCCGCTGGGTGGGCGTGTCCGTGCCCCGCCGGGAGGACCCCCGGCTCGTCGCCGGCCGCGGCCGCTTCCTCGACGACATCGACCCGCCCGGCGTGCTGCACGCCGCGTTCGTCCGCTCCACGGTCGCCCACGGCGCGCTGACCGGGATCGACCTGGAGCCGGTCCGGGCGGTGCCCGGCGTCGTCGCCGCGTTCGACGCCGCCGACCTGGACCTGGCCGACATCGTCGCGCTGCTCGACCGGCCGCCCGAGGAGTTCGTCCCGACCGCGATGCCCGTGCTCGCCCGCGACCGCGTCCGGTTCGTCGGGGAGCCGGTGGCCGTCGTCGTGGCGCGGGACCCCTACGCCGCCGAGGACGGGGTCGAGGCCGCGGTCGTGCGGATCACCGCCGAGGAGGCGGTGGTCTCCGAGGAGACCGCGCTGGCTCCCGGCGCGCCGCTCGTGCACGCCGACGCGGCCGCGAACACCCTCGTCGACGTGTCGATGTTCGCGACCGAGGGCATCGACGAGGTCTTCGCGGACGCCGCGTGCGTCGTCGAGGTCGACACCCGCACCGGCCGCCAGAACGCGCTGCCGCTGGAGACCCGCGGCGCGCTCGCCTCCTGGGACGACCGCGACGACCAGCTGCTGCTGCAGACCTGCACGCAGATCCCGCACCAGGTGCGGACGCTGGCCGCCCGCTGCCTGCGGGTCGACGAGCGCACGATCCGCGTGACCGTCCCCGACATGGGCGGCGGCTTCGGCCAGAAGTGCGTGGTCGGCCGGGAGGAGATCGTCGTCGCCGCCGTGGCGCGCCGGCTCGACCGGCCCGTCAAGTGGATCGAGGACCGCCGGGAGTCGCTGACCGCGTCGTTCCTGGCGCGCGAGCAGCACTACCGCACCCGCGCCGCGTTCGACGCCGACGGGACCGTCCTGGCCCTCGACGTCGACGTCGTCTGCGACATGGGCGCCTACTCCTGCTACCCGTTCACCGCCGGCATCGAGCCGCTGATGGCTTCGGCGGAGATGCCGTCGGTCTACCGGGTCCCCGCCTACCGGGTGCGCGCCCGCGCGATCACCACGAACAAGGCCCCGACGGCGCCCTACCGCGGGGTCAGCCGCCCGCAGTACGTCATGGCGATGGAGCGGGTGATGGAGCGTGCGGCGCGCGAGCTGGGCATGGACCCGCTCGACGTCCGCCGCCGCAACCTCATCACCGACTTCCCCTACACCGGTGTCAACGACGTCACCTACGACCCCGGCACCTACCGGGAGTCGCTCGACCTCGCCGAGAGCACGCTGCGCGAGGAGGGCTGGTTCCGGTTCCGCGACGAGGCCGCGGCGCAGGGCCGGGCGGTCGGCATCGGGTTCTGCTGCTTCAGCGAGCGGACCGGGTACGGCTCCGACGCCTTCGCCAAGCGGCGGATGACCGTCGTGCCCGGCTTCGACATCTCCGAGATCCGGATGGACACCTCCGGGTCGGTGGTGGTCACCAGCGGCACGCTCAACCACGGCCAGTCCCACGAGACGACGATGGCCCAGATCGTCGCGGACCGGCTCGGGATCGACATCGCGCAGGTCAAGCTGCGCCAGGGCGACACCGAGCGGATCTCCTACGGCTGGGGCACCTTCGCCTCCCGCTCGATCACCGTCGGCGGATCCGCGGTCGCCGCGGCGTCGACCCGCCTCGGCGTCCTGCTGTGCCGGATCGCCGCGCACCTGATGGACGTCACCGAGGACGACGTCGAGCTCGACGGCGAGGGTGGGGTGGTGCTGCGCACCGACCCGGCGCGGCGGATCCCGTTCACCGAGATCGCCGACGTCGCGTACCTGCGGTCGAACCTGCTGCCCAAGGACGTCGAGCCGGGCCTGAGCGCCACCGCGAGCTTCGACGCCCCGGGCGACGGCACGTTCTCCAACGCCACGCACGCCGTCGTCGTCGAGTGCCACGCGGGCACCGGCCGGGTCGAGATCCTGCGCTACGCCTGCGTCGAGGACTGCGGAGTGGTCATCCACCCCCAGGTCGTCGACGGGCAGTGCCGGGGCGGGATCGCCCAGGGCATCGCCGGAGCACTGTTCGAGGAGGTCACCTACGACGCGAACGGTGAGCCCTCGGCCGCGAGCTTCATCGACTACAAGGTGCCCACCGCCACCGAGATCCCCGACATCACCGTCGCCCACCTCGAGACGCCCTGCGCGTTCACCGAGAACGGGGCCAAGGGCGCCGGCGAGGGCGGCACCATCGGCGCGCCGGCCGCCGTGCTCAACGCCGTCAACGACGCGCTGCGCCACACCGGGGTCGAGCTGGACGCGACCCCCGTCCACCCCCAGACCGTCGTCGAGGCCCTGCTGCGGAAGGAGCCGGCGTGCACGACCGCCACCTGA
- a CDS encoding GreA/GreB family elongation factor, whose translation MHRGTDQVWLSRDAHERVAGELAALLAEREAGTADAGDVSAQEQREMRIRHLQDVVRSAVVHEPPDDGVAEPGMVLTVRFDGDDTTETFLMGGREGAASSGDLELCSPRSPLGRALTGAVGGEQREYAAPDGTRMRVTLVSAVPHRTAG comes from the coding sequence ATGCACCGGGGCACCGATCAGGTCTGGCTGTCCCGCGACGCCCACGAGCGCGTCGCGGGCGAGCTGGCCGCACTGCTCGCCGAGCGCGAGGCCGGCACCGCCGACGCGGGTGACGTGAGCGCGCAGGAGCAGCGCGAGATGCGCATCCGACACCTCCAGGACGTGGTGCGGAGTGCGGTCGTGCACGAACCGCCCGACGACGGGGTGGCCGAGCCGGGCATGGTCCTGACCGTCCGCTTCGACGGCGACGACACCACCGAGACCTTCCTGATGGGAGGCCGGGAGGGGGCCGCGTCGTCCGGCGACCTCGAGCTCTGCTCCCCGCGGTCGCCGCTCGGCCGGGCCCTCACCGGGGCCGTCGGCGGCGAGCAGCGCGAGTACGCGGCCCCGGACGGGACGCGGATGAGGGTGACGCTGGTGAGCGCCGTCCCGCACCGCACCGCCGGCTGA
- a CDS encoding FAD-dependent monooxygenase, whose product MAPSQSFEVTVAGGGLGGLTTALALRQKGLRVTVLEAAPQLGEVGAGIQTAPNASRILVGLGLRGALQRIHTEPQDQVRRRWADGSVIASLPLARRVVDQYGAPYWHYHRADLHAVLLEACLDPAGPGPVVAVHTDAQVVELDRSDAERPVAVTARGDRYAADVLVGADGIRSAVRDLAGFDDTLVFSGEMAYRALIPGDSIVADPATRFLADRFQSTIWYGPDKHLVHYMIRGGEHLNVVAIVPCTAEVRRDWSAPASAEDMVADFGDWDDRVGAMLSKAKDDVSVWALFRRRRDPVWVDGRVALLGDACHAMLPYQAQGASQAMEDAAVLAEELGSVSRNGVDGALARYVHRRAKHAGMVQDASLRNMDFYHLPDGPEQRERDEKLRRFDGESDVSYDWLWNGSPLHDPDNEALTYQFAR is encoded by the coding sequence GTGGCACCGAGCCAGTCGTTCGAGGTGACCGTGGCGGGCGGTGGACTGGGCGGGCTCACCACCGCGCTGGCGCTTCGCCAGAAGGGCCTCCGGGTCACCGTGCTGGAGGCCGCACCGCAGCTGGGCGAGGTGGGCGCCGGCATCCAGACCGCCCCCAACGCCAGCCGGATCCTGGTGGGCCTGGGTCTGCGAGGAGCGCTGCAGCGGATCCACACCGAGCCCCAGGACCAGGTCCGGCGGCGGTGGGCCGACGGCAGCGTCATCGCGTCCCTGCCGCTGGCCCGGCGGGTCGTCGACCAGTACGGCGCGCCCTACTGGCACTACCACCGCGCCGACCTGCACGCGGTGCTCCTGGAGGCGTGCCTGGACCCGGCGGGCCCCGGCCCGGTCGTGGCCGTGCACACCGACGCGCAGGTGGTGGAACTGGACCGCAGCGACGCCGAGCGCCCGGTGGCGGTCACCGCGCGCGGTGACCGGTACGCCGCCGACGTCCTGGTCGGCGCCGACGGCATCCGCTCCGCGGTGCGCGACCTGGCCGGGTTCGACGACACCCTCGTGTTCTCCGGCGAGATGGCCTACCGGGCGCTGATCCCGGGCGACTCGATCGTCGCCGACCCCGCCACGCGCTTCCTGGCCGACCGGTTCCAGTCGACGATCTGGTACGGGCCGGACAAGCACCTGGTCCACTACATGATCCGCGGTGGGGAGCACCTCAACGTCGTGGCGATCGTGCCGTGCACCGCGGAGGTCCGGCGCGACTGGAGCGCACCGGCGTCGGCGGAGGACATGGTCGCCGACTTCGGTGACTGGGACGACCGCGTCGGCGCCATGCTGTCCAAGGCGAAGGACGACGTGTCGGTGTGGGCGCTGTTCCGCCGCCGGCGCGACCCGGTCTGGGTCGACGGCCGGGTCGCACTGCTGGGCGACGCCTGCCACGCGATGCTCCCCTACCAGGCGCAGGGCGCGTCCCAGGCGATGGAGGACGCCGCGGTGCTGGCCGAGGAGCTCGGTTCGGTGAGCCGCAACGGCGTCGACGGCGCGCTGGCGCGCTACGTCCACCGGCGGGCCAAGCACGCGGGCATGGTGCAGGACGCGTCGCTGCGCAACATGGACTTCTACCACCTCCCCGACGGCCCGGAGCAGCGCGAGCGCGACGAGAAGCTGCGCCGGTTCGACGGCGAGTCCGACGTCTCCTACGACTGGCTGTGGAACGGCAGTCCGCTGCACGACCCCGACAACGAGGCACTCACCTACCAGTTCGCACGGTGA
- a CDS encoding MarR family winged helix-turn-helix transcriptional regulator, protein MYQAYLAAWTRHVDPVLTGPQFAVLSAIRAYPDTDQSSLAGAVALDTSTMADVCRRMERRGLIRRSESSQDARRKLLSLTDAGAEALATTFDRTRALDEALLAHLPEEDRARIAELLNDLGRAWEAVADGELE, encoded by the coding sequence ATGTACCAGGCGTACCTCGCGGCGTGGACCCGTCACGTCGACCCCGTCCTGACCGGGCCCCAGTTCGCGGTGCTGTCCGCGATCCGGGCCTACCCCGACACCGACCAGAGCTCGCTCGCCGGCGCCGTCGCCCTCGACACCTCGACCATGGCCGACGTCTGCCGGCGCATGGAGCGGCGCGGCCTGATCCGGCGGTCGGAGTCGTCGCAGGACGCGCGGCGCAAGCTGCTGTCCCTGACCGACGCCGGTGCCGAGGCCCTCGCCACGACGTTCGACCGGACGCGGGCGCTGGACGAGGCGCTGCTCGCGCACCTGCCCGAGGAGGACCGGGCGCGCATCGCCGAGCTGCTCAACGACCTCGGCCGCGCCTGGGAAGCCGTCGCCGACGGTGAGCTGGAGTAG
- a CDS encoding SRPBCC family protein encodes MILDNELTVAAPPDEVFALVNDVERVATCLPGAVLDGRDGDTYRGRVTVKVGPIRAAYGGTVRFLDVTPDERRLRIAARGADSHGSGDAEAEVELSVVPDGAGSILRLHTDLVIRGKIAQFGKGAIVAVSNRLLDRFAQNLAAQLDGSAAPASPERAAAAPSSPTAGPADRDGAVDGLGVLLPPNAGRIAAAAAALAVAFLQGWMAGRLRGQRMLIEELRRDR; translated from the coding sequence GTGATCCTGGACAACGAGCTCACCGTCGCCGCCCCTCCGGACGAGGTGTTCGCGCTGGTCAACGACGTCGAGCGGGTGGCGACCTGCCTGCCCGGCGCCGTCCTCGACGGCCGCGACGGCGACACCTACCGCGGCCGCGTCACCGTCAAGGTCGGCCCGATCCGGGCGGCCTACGGCGGCACCGTCCGCTTCCTCGACGTCACCCCCGACGAGCGGCGGCTCCGGATCGCCGCGAGGGGCGCCGACAGCCACGGCAGCGGCGACGCCGAGGCGGAGGTCGAGCTGTCCGTCGTGCCCGACGGGGCGGGGTCGATCCTGCGCCTGCACACCGACCTGGTCATCCGCGGCAAGATCGCCCAGTTCGGCAAGGGCGCCATCGTGGCGGTGTCGAACCGGCTGCTCGACCGGTTCGCGCAGAACCTGGCGGCGCAGCTCGACGGGTCGGCCGCACCGGCGTCCCCGGAGCGCGCCGCAGCGGCGCCGTCCTCCCCCACGGCCGGGCCGGCGGACCGCGACGGCGCCGTCGACGGGCTGGGGGTGCTGCTGCCCCCGAACGCGGGCCGGATCGCCGCCGCGGCCGCCGCGCTGGCCGTCGCGTTCCTGCAGGGATGGATGGCCGGGCGGCTGCGGGGCCAGAGGATGCTGATCGAGGAGCTGCGCCGTGACCGCTGA
- a CDS encoding DUF3040 domain-containing protein, translating to MPLSPAEQQVLASLERELRAQDPEFVAAFDPSSVAPLHPIPVRHALPLALGLGLVALAVLPGWVTALAFLVALLALPRLVVRAVRWAEGRRAMPRPPSGPTSDGTT from the coding sequence GTGCCCCTCTCGCCCGCTGAGCAACAGGTGCTGGCGTCCCTGGAGCGAGAGCTCCGGGCGCAGGACCCGGAGTTCGTGGCGGCGTTCGATCCGAGCTCCGTCGCGCCGCTCCACCCGATCCCCGTCCGGCACGCCCTGCCCCTCGCGCTGGGGCTCGGCCTCGTCGCGCTCGCGGTCCTGCCCGGCTGGGTCACGGCCCTCGCGTTCCTCGTCGCGCTCCTGGCTCTGCCGCGGCTGGTCGTGCGCGCGGTCCGGTGGGCCGAGGGGCGACGCGCGATGCCGAGACCGCCGTCCGGCCCGACCAGCGACGGCACCACGTGA
- a CDS encoding FAD binding domain-containing protein, whose protein sequence is MKPAAFSYHRARDVTGAVALLSELAAAGEDPKLLAGGQSLVPMMSFRLARPSALVDLGGLRRRGELTGITPQADGSLRIGALTTHHEVETSTATGRDYRVLRRAMRWVGHLPIRTRGTVAGSLVHGDATAEWCLLALLCDARIVAEGPGGRREIRAEEMFHGFYATEVEPDELVTEVVFTRPAPHAALTEFAQRHGDFAVVDAAVALDRAPDGTLLGGRVVLGGVAPAPVRVPVAEAELDGGPASFAACADAAAAGVDPPGDAHGSSDYRRHLVRTLVTRACEQAWDGAKESHP, encoded by the coding sequence GTGAAACCGGCCGCCTTCAGCTACCACCGCGCCCGTGACGTCACGGGCGCGGTGGCGCTGCTGTCCGAGCTGGCCGCCGCGGGCGAGGACCCGAAGCTGCTCGCCGGCGGCCAGAGCCTGGTGCCGATGATGAGCTTCCGGCTCGCCCGGCCGTCGGCGCTGGTCGACCTGGGCGGGCTGCGCCGCCGCGGTGAGCTGACCGGGATCACCCCGCAGGCCGACGGGTCGCTGCGCATCGGAGCCCTGACCACCCACCACGAGGTCGAGACCTCCACCGCGACCGGCCGCGACTACCGCGTGCTCCGCCGGGCCATGCGCTGGGTCGGGCACCTGCCGATCCGCACTCGCGGCACCGTCGCGGGCAGCCTGGTCCACGGCGACGCCACCGCCGAGTGGTGCCTGCTCGCGCTCCTGTGCGACGCGCGGATCGTCGCCGAGGGGCCCGGCGGCCGCCGCGAGATCCGGGCCGAGGAGATGTTCCACGGCTTCTACGCCACCGAGGTGGAGCCCGACGAGCTGGTCACCGAGGTCGTGTTCACCCGCCCGGCACCGCACGCCGCGCTCACCGAGTTCGCCCAGCGCCACGGCGACTTCGCCGTCGTTGACGCGGCCGTCGCGCTGGACCGCGCCCCGGACGGCACCCTCCTCGGCGGACGGGTCGTGCTCGGCGGGGTGGCCCCCGCGCCGGTCCGCGTGCCCGTCGCCGAGGCCGAGCTGGACGGCGGGCCCGCCTCGTTCGCGGCCTGCGCCGACGCCGCCGCGGCAGGGGTCGACCCGCCCGGCGACGCGCACGGCAGCAGCGACTACCGGCGGCACCTGGTCCGCACCCTCGTCACCCGGGCCTGCGAGCAGGCCTGGGACGGAGCGAAGGAGTCCCACCCGTGA